Part of the Siniperca chuatsi isolate FFG_IHB_CAS linkage group LG6, ASM2008510v1, whole genome shotgun sequence genome, ACTGTTGTAGGACTGCAGTGTGATGTGGACGACAGTGTTCGGTCTCATCCGGTCCTCCAGGAGGAGATCGACAACCCGAAGAACGGAGACTCCGCCCACAAACACCTGAAGCAGCAGGTACACACCAAAAAACCTGAACACACCTGAACCCCTTAAAACAAACCCCCCATCACAGGTTTTATGTGACCAGTTGAACCAAACAAGCttctcagtttgttttattaagaaaaaacaaGGATTCAAATCTGAAGAAATCGAGATTATTTTTAGCAgcaaaactaaatttaaatagTTTCATGCAAAAAACTACGTGAATTAAATTATAAAGAGAGTAAGTGAGAAGTCTCCCTGCGAGCGACACACCTGGAAGTAAAGTAGGGAGATAAAACTTACATTAAATATAATCAAACAGTTAAATGAAGGAAGAATGAAATGTggatttttgtgattttttttaaatactcagAAAATTGCACAGAGTTTGGTTGATGTCTGGTTAAAAAGttgtttctaaaatcctggtTATGGCCctgaacatgtgaacatgtgatGAGTCAGAGGTGACATGCCTTCATAAGCCACGCCCCCTGAGGAGGTGGAGCCTTCAGTGTAGTTCCTCTCTCACCTGTCAGGTGTGTTCAGTCCTCCATCTTAGGTCACCTGGAGGCGCTGAGGCTGCTGGGAAGGGGGCGATGCTTCGTGGAGTTCGGGGCAGGTCGAGGGAAACTGTCTCACTGGATCCACGAAGCCCTGAAGACCTCCGACCACCTGAAGACCTGCGAcgacctgcagctgctgctggtggagcGCTGCAGCACCCGCTTCAAGGCAGGGAAAACCTCATAACTCAAATTCTCAAACTCTCGACCCCAAAACCAGCGTCAGAGTTTTAATCTGacaacatttgtctttttttactgtttgaTGAATTCTTGAAGTAAATCAGGTCTGACCTGGTCTGTTCTGGTCTGTTCTGGTCCAGGTGGATGGAAAACACCAGGATGTTGGAGTTCAGTTTGAGAGGCTGCAGGTCGACATTCAACATCTGGATTTAAGTAAGAGGCAAACGTTTGAAACCTTTCTAAACCGTGTACAGAGCAGATGGCCTGGCCAAGAGATACATGCATCCTGATCCACCAAACAACTGTTCCAGGTGGAAGATACGTTATCGTCAAGGCAATATCCCGTCACTGACAGCGAATTTAGGATTTATGCTCCAAATGAAGACAAGCTTTTTATTTTCGGAGGGGATTTTAGTTGTGCTTCAAACCCAACAACGGATCGCTACTGAAACACTTGATTGAGGAATCCTGATCGGTTCAATCCAAACTTGTTTGCGCTCAGTACGGATTAAACCATCCGGCAGAAATCAGTAGTTACACCTGATTTAGACGCACAGGATGATCCATGAAAACTAAAGGACTTACTCACACTGAGAACCAAATATAATAAATTGTCCACAGATGAAGGTGCCAAAAGTTTAGTGTGGTTGAAACAAGTTTAGCAGGATCATGGAGAAAAGGGTTCAACATCAATAGACCCGTTAGAAATAAATAAGTGCTTCACAGATGTTTATGAATCCTTATATCGACCAGCTGAACTAGATAACAGCTGCAGTAGTGGTAAGACGCCTGGACCAGGATATTATAACAAATTCCCAAACTAACGAGTACATGTTTGAAGAAAGCGTCCAAGCAGGAACAGCGAGCAGTCCGAATCGTACACGTGACGATCACAGCGGTTTTGTTTCCATAACATCAGAGGACTTCTCATGAAAAATCGATGACCGTATAGAACGGCATCTTAAAAGGACTCAGTACAAACCCAGTGGCAGGGATTTCAACCAACAGCGTAGTTTGGAAAGCATTCACCTCACAGCGCTCGACCCGCCCGgctgtcctgtctgtctccacacgCCGATGATGTGACGCTTTTCTTGACTAGTCTTAAAGACAGTATTCCAAACCCGATCAAACTAATCAAACAATTCGgagacttttattattttattactccAAATCATCGCCACTGTTTCTAAATAAAGATGTCTGACACCAGCCGTGACATCATTTACAGACTGGGGTCAAACTTACACCCGAAAAACAATCAGCTGTGACTCCCTGATGGCGATGGACGAGGCGATGGAGACATCAAACCGTAGTAATGCCAATATCAGTGATTGGTCgcataaatataatgtaaatggATATACTGCCAAAGTCTGTTTTtgatcaaattaaataataaaaaagctgCTTTACTGGCCTCATGAGAGAGGAGGCCGACATCTTGGTACTGGTCACTTCCACCCTGACGCCCTCCAGCTCGGGTCAGCACTGAGCAAACCACGACGTGAGGCTTAAAGATACCGTTAACATCGTGTACCGACATATTTATCTAATTTctaataatatagtaataataaaatagtaataacgtaatggtagtggtaatattaatattaataaagtaataataacaactgagCAGCGGTTGTGGAGCAGGAACTCGGGGCAGCAAACGGGAGCTCGTTGCAGGAGACCTGCAGATGTTGTTAGAGGAGAAGTGTGGAACCTTTTCTTAGATTATTTAGAAAATGAATGTCTGCTTCTTGTTTTCTCcgtttaaacctttatttaacggCCCTTTTGTGTCAGACATCAGCacttctgtgtgttttacatgtgtgtaaaaatctaaaaaacgTCTGTTCTGCTTTAAAACTTGGGCCTGTGTGGATGTTCTCAGGTAAAGTTCCTCTGCTCAGACAGAAGAAGCTCCCGCTGGTTGGAGTgggaaaacacctgtgtggagCAGCGACAGGTGAGCGCAGTCCTgaactctgattggctgtcagcagtgtcagtgtcagtttgttgcTTGTTATGTGTCTGAAACAGGCGACGAGCAGCAGCCTCACATCAACGCAGCGACCCGTCAAACATGAGGACGGTTTTTATCTCCGACCGGTTCCTCAAACACACTCGAAGCTTCAGGTGCACAATATCCAGGGAAACACCTGGACGCCTCCCTGCTGTCAGTGGTTCATGTTACTATCGTTTGTTTTATCTCCCCATTTGCACCATGGTATGTTTTCATGTATGTCATTTTGTTGTACCTTCGGAGGCACCAAAGACAAATGTCCACTGAGGTGGACAATAAagtcaatcagtcaatcaatcaaccaatcagtcAGTTCCTCCTGGAGGATCACCGTAATTGTTTAAACCCTCTGACGTGGTCTGGTCTCTGTTTCTGACCTCAGATCTGGCTCTGCGCTGTTTGTTGGAAACACCTGCACTCAGGGAGGAGACTGGGCCGCCCCGAAAACGCCTCAAAACCTCAGGACCAGCTGATGATCCAGACTCTGGTCCTGGTCCAGACCCTGGTCTAGGTCCGGTACTGGGCCTGGCGGTGGCGCTGTGCTGCCACCATCGCTGTGAGTGGCGTCATTACGTCGGTCAGCAGTTCTTCCTGCAGCGAGGACTCGGACCTGCGGAGTTCTCAGCTTTCTGTCGGATGTCCAGCTGGGCCACATGTGGACTCAGACCGACCAATCGGGACCGTCCACCTCAGGAGccgaccaatcagagaggaGACGATGAAGAGCACGAACCAGCAGAGGAGACAGATGCTGTGAACGGGTAAAtatttgacctctgacctcttcaGGATGACACAGTGATGAGTCAGCTGTTTTCAGGGACAAAAACACAGATCACAGCTGTTGAGTTACTACGACAACCAGCCACCGTGAAGCTGCTGATGTTTTTCACGTAgtgaaactttatttaaaatgtacaaatagaGGAAAGAACAGGAAGGAAACGAACAAATCAATCCTGTCACCACGCGGGCACATCGATATGTGACTGTTGTGAAAATATTCCAACATGGATGAATCCCGATGATACTGAGCCTCCAGACACCGCAGAGGAACACAGAACCCACGTCAGGACCCGCTGCACCCGAGAGAAACACGTTTCCACGGCAGTATTCATTTTAAACGACCCTTTAAACATCAAATCTAAAAGAGCTGCTGCACAAATTCACAACTTTACACTGACTCAAAGCTTTGAAGCTGCTGAAGTGAAAATTAGTGAAGCAACTTCCCTGTAATGACACGTCTGTATGTGTCACACTGCTGTGGTCCTGCTGTGGTCCTGGTGTAACTGCTGGGGTCCTGGTGTGGTCCCACTGTGGTCCTGGTGTAGCTGCTGGGGTCCTGGTGTGGTCCCACTGTGGTCCTGGTGTGGTCCCACTGTGGTCCTGGTGTAACTGCTGGGGTCCTGGTGTAACTGCTGGGGTCCTGGTGTGGTCCCACTGTGGTCCTGGTGTGGTCCCACTGTGGTCCTGGTGTAACTGGGTGTGGTCCTGGTGTGGTCCTGCTGTAACTGCTGTGATCCTGCTGTGGTCCTGGTGTAACTGGGTGTGGTCCTGCTGTGGTCCTGGTGTAACTGCTGTGGTCCTGGTGTAACTGGGTGTGGTCTTGTTCTCTGCAGGTTTCTGTCGGCAGCTGAACGCGAGCAGATCGGTCGTCTCTGTAAACGTCTGATCGACGGTGGCAGACTTGACTTCCTGAAGACGAAAGGATTCGACGGTAAACTGACCGCTTACGTAAAGAGTCACGTGACTCTGGAGAACGTCTTGCTGACCGCCGTCCCCTCGTCTTCGTCCTGAAGGTCCGACTGCAGAGACGCTCAGACGGACCACAGAACAAATCACACGAACTCAAACTGAGGTTCTAAAAGTCTTTATTTGGAGTTCAtgtgttcaaatgttttgtaaagtTTGTATTAAAGGACTTTGCTTGTGTTCAGTCTGTTGATTGGCTGCTTTAAAGTGTCCAAACCGACTCTGATGTTCAGTCTGTAAGAAGAACTACGTGATACTGAAGTCTGACACAGTACGAACAGGAAACTGCTGAAATAAAGTCAGAAACATCAACTAATGAAACATTTCGATGTTTTCACATTATAAACTGCCGTCTGCTGTTCAgaagcagaaaatagaaatatgaCGTGACTGTGAATCTTTTTCTTCACTGATTTTAAAACCTGTAGCTGAGAAGAAAAGGCCCAGAAGAAGAAATGCAGAGATCATTTTAGTTTGACGAGTCGTCGTTCAGATCTGAAACATTCAGAACAGAAACACGTCAGATTATCAAGTttcaatacaaataaatacatttaatttattttaataaccAACGCAGCTAATGAAATCTGCGGTTTGAAGCCCGGTTTGAATTAACGTCGACTTGAGGCTCGAGCCGTTCCGTTAACACAGTTCAGCCGAGTCAACGTTAAGTCCAGCCAGACTCGAACAATATTTATATCGATTATtgggttatttattttatatatcagCACTGAGCGCACGGAGACACCAGCGCTCGAACTTATATGTcgcaaaaagaagagaagacgAGAGTGGCGGGAAAACCCCGCTGATGGACGATACGAGGAGACGAGTCGTCGCCAGAGAGGACGATCCTGCCGCAGTTAACAAGGCGAGGCCGAAACACGCTGATGAGTACGTTTTACAGCCGACTTCCTGTCTCATTA contains:
- the trmt13 gene encoding tRNA:m(4)X modification enzyme TRM13 homolog isoform X2 translates to MAAPLPGRCGFFVEKKKRFCKMIVGKGKAFCGEHATMVYYVQNINSGPADGAEAPRQVSLSECSRTQLESLLGRLKTAVTGLQCDVDDSVRSHPVLQEEIDNPKNGDSAHKHLKQQSSILGHLEALRLLGRGRCFVEFGAGRGKLSHWIHEALKTSDHLKTCDDLQLLLVERCSTRFKVDGKHQDVGVQFERLQVDIQHLDLSKVPLLRQKKLPLVGVGKHLCGAATDLALRCLLETPALREETGPPRKRLKTSGPADDPDSGPGPDPGLGPVLGLAVALCCHHRCEWRHYVGQQFFLQRGLGPAEFSAFCRMSSWATCGLRPTNRDRPPQEPTNQRGDDEEHEPAEETDAVNGFLSAAEREQIGRLCKRLIDGGRLDFLKTKGFDGKLTAYVKSHVTLENVLLTAVPSSSS
- the trmt13 gene encoding tRNA:m(4)X modification enzyme TRM13 homolog isoform X1, with the protein product MAAPLPGRCGFFVEKKKRFCKMIVGKGKAFCGEHATMEEGSSRRIVCPLDPKHTVSEDKLDKHLKKCNSREKPTPVYYVQNINSGPADGAEAPRQVSLSECSRTQLESLLGRLKTAVTGLQCDVDDSVRSHPVLQEEIDNPKNGDSAHKHLKQQSSILGHLEALRLLGRGRCFVEFGAGRGKLSHWIHEALKTSDHLKTCDDLQLLLVERCSTRFKVDGKHQDVGVQFERLQVDIQHLDLSKVPLLRQKKLPLVGVGKHLCGAATDLALRCLLETPALREETGPPRKRLKTSGPADDPDSGPGPDPGLGPVLGLAVALCCHHRCEWRHYVGQQFFLQRGLGPAEFSAFCRMSSWATCGLRPTNRDRPPQEPTNQRGDDEEHEPAEETDAVNGFLSAAEREQIGRLCKRLIDGGRLDFLKTKGFDGKLTAYVKSHVTLENVLLTAVPSSSS